One part of the Malus sylvestris chromosome 2, drMalSylv7.2, whole genome shotgun sequence genome encodes these proteins:
- the LOC126613778 gene encoding uncharacterized protein LOC126613778, whose product MVDMPSGRGVSEIGDKAMAIYKTRTTPKNQAFKLHHAWNILKDCPRWGIDANQQCGRLFHNEAPPPNDVNEGVNFADNEGVGQMSPTSSLPRPSGRDKQKEAKRKGKSQDSIVNNLLVK is encoded by the exons ATGGTTGACATGCCTAGTGGAAGGGGCGTCTCagaaatt ggtgacaaagcaatggcaatttacaagacaagaactacaccaaaaaatcaagcttttaagttgcatcatgcttggaacatcctcaaggattgtccaaGGTGGGGAATCGATGCGAATCAACAATGTGGAAGATTATTTCATAATGAAGCCCCACCCCCAAATGATGTCAATGAAGGTGTGAATTTTGCCGACAATGAAGGTGTTGGCCAAATGAGCCCAACTTCTTCTTTGCCAAGGCCCTCGGgtagagataagcaaaaggaagcaaagagaaaagggaagtcccaaGATTCGATAGTGAACAATTTGCTAGTGAAATGA